In Miscanthus floridulus cultivar M001 chromosome 19, ASM1932011v1, whole genome shotgun sequence, the DNA window TTAAATACGCGCCACGCTGAGCTCTCGTTAATCGCTTCCGTTCCACCATCGCTCGATCACCACCAAGCTCACAAGTCACAACGGACAGCAGCGCAGCACGAGAGGCGAGCGCGGTAGCTCCCTCGAGTCGTCGGTGCAGGACCCAAAACACAGCCGGAGCGAGGAGGAGCTAGCTACGTAGTTACAAGCGCGGGGATGGGTCACCACCACGGCGGTGTGGGGTGCTGCTGCGAGCTCTGCGGCGCGCCGGCGGCCGTGCACTGCGCGGCGGACGCGGCCTTCCTCTGCGCTGCCTGCGACGCCAAGGTGCACGGCGCCAACTTCCTCGCGTCGCGGCACCGCCGCACGCGCCTCCTGGACCTCGCGGCCGCCGCGGGGGCGCCGGACGAGGAGGACGAGTACGACTCCGCGTCGTCGTCAGCGGCGCCaccgcggcggaggaggaggcgcgCGCCGGCCGGGAGCGGGAGCCCGAGCCCGAGGCACCCCCCGTGCGCGCGGCGCGCCGAGGCAGTGCTCGAGGTGTGGACCAAGCGGACTTTGGGCCTCGCGGCGGGGTCGGCGGCGGCTCGCCggcgcgccgcggcggccgcgcggGAGCTCCGGGCGTGCGCCCACGACCTCGCCTCCGCGCGTGTCCCGCCGCGCGTCGCTATGGCCGCCGCGCTGTGGCGAGAGGTGGCGGGGCGCGGCGGTGGGATCGGCGTCGGGGGCCACGGCGAGGCGCTGCGGCGGCTGGAGGCGTGCGCGCACGTGCCGTCGAGGCTCGTGGTGGCGGTCACCACGTCCCTGGAGCGCGCACTCGAACGCGCACGCACGCGTAGGCGGAGGAGGGCCGCCACGGACGCCGTGGAGGGTTGGGACGAGTGCGCATGGGCCGGGCCCAAGTCCAGCCCGGCAcgttcttgatcttcttcactCATCGCATCTTTTGTTGTGCTTGCTGAAGAAACAACACGACGAGAAGCATGGCTGATGGGAGGAACAGACTTCGTGATTTGTGGACCTTGTTTGTTCGATTTCGTTTGCCCAAGATCCAAGCAAACTGAGAAAACTTGTGGTTAGGAATGGAATGGAATAGGGGAGAGAGGAGAGCATACATAAAGTGGGGTCTTAATGTAGGTCAGTAGTATTTGATTAGACTTGTGAGCCAATGGTGGCTCCGAGTGCGGTACTTGGGTACCTACAGTGTTCGTGAAACTGCGATGATTCGcgacagtatttttctttcacaccaaagcAATCAGATCGTTTTATCCCCAACCGAACCGGCTGATATTTTTCAGCAACTCTGTGATTCAAGTTTCTTTTTTTCTCGTACATACAACAAAGTCTTATACAGTAGTAGTACAAAGTCTTACACGGTAGTAGTGCATTCTTGTGTACAAAGTCCGTGCAATTTGAAAAGCATCAACACGATATCAGGTGCAAAAACGACACCTGAAGGCACGGCAGTCCAACAGTCCCAAGTCCAATGCAGCCTCGCGCGTGTTGCCGATTGTGTCCACTGTCGTACTTCCAAATGATTGCAATTAGATCTGTTAGACTACAAGTAATAATTAATATAATATCcatttaattttaaatctaatatagtAGAATAAATAGGAAATTTTAGATACAGCTTTTAGATCTAATTGATGCATGTCTAATCTATTAGATGTGGTAGATCTATCTTTTTATTTTGCAACTTTGAAAATGGTATAATTTGGTTAGCACAAAATGcttactttttttttttactaaaatacATCATGGGTTCTCACTTGAATAACTAAAAACGTGATCATCTAGTTCCTCGATGGCTCAATCTACCGTGGATTCTCACCTAAGTCCTTCGACTAAAAAGGATGACTATTTAGGTCTTTCAACTAATATTGCGTCCGAGTAGAGATCTGAAACTCTAAATCTCCTCACATCACCTCTATCTCTATATACCTACGTGGTTATGTCACGTGGATGAGGCCAGGTGAAATATATAGAAAAACATCTACCTCCCCCTCCACTCTCTCCACTGTCCTTTGTCGGTTCGTATCTGCCTCACGGTCGACCCAGGGCtaaaagggagagagagagagagagagagagagagagagagagagagagcttttTTTACAACTTTAACTAGCACGACCATGTAGGAAGTTGGCAGGGACGTGGTGGGTTTTGGACCTTTAATCGAGCACAACTTTGGGTTTTGGACATTTAATCGAGCACAACTGTAAATTGATGACTGCTATGGACACACCTTTTAGTTTGTCCATATACTTTGAGACAAAAACATATATGTTAGCATCACATTGTACATGACAAACCCGTTAAAATATAATAAGTATATAGTACACATAGATAAAGAAAACTTATAAAAATTAATATaattattagtatatatattagtGACTTAATAACACAAATAAAACTATACATAAATATGATAAAATatagcaaaaaggaagcgtgctGCGACCTCGGTGCGCACCAGCAAGGCAGGGGTCATCGGCTCATCGCACGCCCACTCGTGTCCCCCTAGTCCCCATGATGAGAGGGTTTGAGAATATTTTTTCGGTAATGCTAGATATAGGGCATCCGTCCGCCCGGACGGTGCCGATGGTGGGCCACGACGCAGCCCAACGATCGCTTATTCACTCACCCTCGCCCACAACtattctaaaaaaagaaaaaaaacctttttaTCCCTTCTGCTTCCTCCTTTCCACCACATT includes these proteins:
- the LOC136528887 gene encoding B-box zinc finger protein 32-like — translated: MGHHHGGVGCCCELCGAPAAVHCAADAAFLCAACDAKVHGANFLASRHRRTRLLDLAAAAGAPDEEDEYDSASSSAAPPRRRRRRAPAGSGSPSPRHPPCARRAEAVLEVWTKRTLGLAAGSAAARRRAAAAARELRACAHDLASARVPPRVAMAAALWREVAGRGGGIGVGGHGEALRRLEACAHVPSRLVVAVTTSLERALERARTRRRRRAATDAVEGWDECAWAGPKSSPARS